From a region of the Fischerella sp. JS2 genome:
- a CDS encoding N-acetylmuramoyl-L-alanine amidase, whose product MYFGVKSILGFLILGFIVASSVVVLAQEPYPYLRVVYPPPNYQTSADRIFFLGTAPASGQVLINGKAIKRSQSGHFAPSLPLQVGENTFSVNYQKQTIQIQVTRLATQPEIPQGLAFAKDSLTPAVDIARLPGELICLSAIATPNANVSVKLGNQTISLSPQPQQAQLPSNLAALTGRNQPSVNRSASKYEGCTTAHETNSPVSDKTNDVDLGKPQFQLTLNGKTINQEGTGKITILSPAKLPVVEVTADAGVARTGPSTDYSRLTPLPKSTRAAVTAREGEWLRLDYGGWINSKETIIIPGAVPPRSIIRSVGYRPQSNMTQMVFPLQIPVPVSVQQSNKTFTLTLYNTSAQTDIIRLDDNSLISRLDWQQVKPEQLQYTFNLKKNQQWGYKLKYEGTSLVLSLRHAPVRSSKQKPLSGIKILLDPGHGGKESGASGPNGYLEKDVNLKVSKLVRDELLKRGATVVMTREDDKEVSLPERQAIIDREEPAISISVHYNSLPDDGDAENTKGVAAFWYHPQAHDLAIFMQNYLVKTRKRPSYGVFWDNLALTRPASAPSILLELGFMSNPNEFEWVTNEKEQKKLAKAVADGIVEWFKSVN is encoded by the coding sequence ATGTATTTTGGCGTGAAATCAATTTTAGGATTTTTAATATTAGGCTTTATAGTCGCTTCCTCCGTAGTTGTCTTGGCTCAAGAGCCATATCCCTATTTGCGGGTTGTTTATCCTCCCCCAAATTACCAAACTAGTGCTGATCGCATTTTCTTTCTTGGTACAGCCCCCGCTTCCGGACAGGTTTTAATCAATGGTAAAGCAATCAAGCGCAGTCAGTCTGGCCATTTTGCCCCTAGTTTACCTTTACAGGTAGGAGAAAATACTTTTAGTGTCAACTACCAAAAACAAACAATTCAGATTCAGGTAACAAGGCTAGCCACCCAACCGGAAATACCACAGGGTTTAGCCTTTGCCAAAGATTCTTTGACTCCAGCAGTTGACATTGCTAGACTTCCAGGGGAACTAATTTGTTTGAGTGCGATCGCCACTCCCAACGCCAATGTATCTGTAAAATTGGGTAATCAAACAATTTCCCTCTCACCCCAACCCCAACAAGCACAACTACCAAGCAATTTGGCAGCACTGACAGGAAGAAATCAACCTTCTGTTAACCGTAGCGCTAGCAAATACGAGGGTTGCACTACAGCACATGAGACTAATTCCCCCGTTTCAGACAAAACCAACGACGTAGATTTGGGTAAACCTCAGTTTCAACTGACGCTCAATGGCAAAACGATAAATCAGGAAGGAACAGGAAAAATCACTATCCTATCACCTGCAAAATTGCCAGTTGTGGAAGTCACAGCCGATGCTGGTGTTGCTCGTACTGGTCCGAGTACAGATTATTCTCGACTGACGCCGCTACCTAAAAGTACACGTGCAGCAGTCACAGCTAGGGAAGGAGAATGGTTGCGCTTGGACTATGGCGGTTGGATCAATAGTAAAGAAACCATTATTATACCAGGGGCTGTTCCTCCCCGCTCAATCATTCGTAGTGTTGGTTATCGTCCACAATCTAACATGACACAGATGGTTTTTCCTCTGCAAATTCCCGTCCCTGTCAGCGTACAACAGAGTAATAAAACTTTTACTCTCACTCTCTACAACACCTCCGCTCAAACTGATATTATTCGCTTGGACGATAACTCCCTAATTTCTCGCTTAGATTGGCAGCAGGTGAAGCCAGAACAGTTGCAATACACCTTTAACCTCAAAAAAAATCAACAATGGGGATATAAGCTGAAATACGAAGGTACAAGCTTAGTTTTGAGTCTCCGTCACGCCCCCGTTCGTAGCAGCAAACAAAAACCTTTATCTGGCATCAAGATATTACTAGATCCAGGACACGGTGGGAAAGAATCGGGTGCTAGTGGCCCAAATGGCTACTTAGAAAAAGATGTGAATTTAAAAGTATCAAAATTAGTGCGGGATGAATTGCTGAAGCGAGGCGCAACAGTGGTGATGACGCGGGAAGATGACAAAGAAGTTTCACTTCCTGAACGCCAAGCAATCATAGATAGAGAAGAACCAGCAATCTCTATTTCTGTTCATTACAACTCCCTCCCCGACGATGGCGATGCGGAAAATACTAAAGGAGTAGCAGCTTTTTGGTATCATCCCCAAGCGCACGACTTAGCAATATTTATGCAGAATTATTTAGTTAAAACCAGAAAGCGGCCTTCTTACGGTGTGTTTTGGGATAACTTAGCGCTGACACGTCCGGCGAGTGCGCCATCAATATTATTAGAGTTGGGTTTTATGAGTAACCCCAATGAATTTGAATGGGTGACGAATGAGAAAGAACAGAAGAAATTAGCAAAAGCTGTAGCTGATGGAATTGTCGAGTGGTTTAAAAGTGTGAACTAG
- a CDS encoding CHAT domain-containing protein has protein sequence MNSNANVKKILILAANPNQTKSLNLAEEVREIKEALQLSKYRDRFILEQEWAVRPRDIRRAILDFRPNIIHFCGHGAGSQGLCLDDEAGNLQFVTGEVLADLFKNFATQFECVLINACYSEVQADAIVQQRILT, from the coding sequence ATGAATAGCAACGCAAACGTCAAAAAAATCTTGATTTTGGCTGCAAATCCTAACCAGACAAAAAGTTTGAATTTAGCTGAGGAAGTGCGTGAGATCAAGGAAGCGTTGCAGTTGTCAAAGTATCGCGATCGCTTTATTCTCGAACAAGAATGGGCGGTGCGTCCGAGGGATATTCGGCGGGCGATTTTAGATTTTCGACCAAATATTATTCATTTTTGTGGGCATGGTGCGGGAAGTCAGGGTTTATGCTTAGATGATGAGGCGGGAAATCTCCAGTTTGTCACTGGGGAAGTGCTAGCAGATTTATTCAAAAATTTTGCTACACAGTTTGAGTGTGTGTTGATTAATGCTTGTTATTCGGAAGTGCAGGCGGATGCAATTGTCCAACAACGGATATTAACTTAG
- a CDS encoding WD40 repeat domain-containing protein, giving the protein MKPSTLDSKEFDQYFCGTLSDYVRAIAWSPQGTMLAAASAAGEVTLWQNDNFTTLQTGNDQSVDCLAFSHDGQFLAVGGQDGLVKIWQGTELIATLENTPAWVDQLAWSPNSHQLAFSFGRRVQVWNADTREIVVILNFESSSALGIDWRSDGNYLAIGGHQGIKVWNCRDWNQAPYILDIPSVSIAMAWSPDGKYLASGNMDRTITVVESQLLVSGNDPQPWVMRGFPGKIREIAWSDIGNQNDVPILACCSVDGIVVWEKSQDESLGWEATVLTNHVDVINAIAFAPNSLLLASAGADGWVCLWKDAKQVSQILTGSSDGFSCLAWHSQGKLLAAGSKEGELFIWAKTP; this is encoded by the coding sequence ATGAAACCCTCAACTCTCGATTCCAAAGAATTTGACCAGTACTTTTGTGGAACACTTTCAGATTACGTGAGAGCGATCGCTTGGTCGCCGCAAGGTACAATGCTTGCTGCTGCTTCTGCTGCTGGGGAAGTAACACTATGGCAAAATGACAATTTCACAACTTTGCAAACTGGCAATGATCAATCTGTTGATTGCCTGGCTTTTTCCCATGATGGCCAATTTTTAGCTGTAGGTGGTCAAGATGGTCTGGTCAAGATTTGGCAAGGAACAGAATTAATTGCTACTTTAGAAAATACTCCGGCTTGGGTTGATCAACTAGCTTGGAGTCCCAACTCTCACCAGCTAGCTTTTAGTTTCGGGCGGCGCGTGCAAGTATGGAATGCTGATACTCGTGAGATTGTTGTAATTCTCAATTTTGAGTCTTCATCAGCATTGGGTATTGATTGGCGTAGCGATGGTAATTACCTTGCCATTGGTGGTCATCAGGGTATTAAGGTATGGAACTGCCGAGACTGGAACCAAGCACCATATATTTTGGATATACCTTCTGTCAGTATTGCTATGGCGTGGTCGCCTGATGGCAAGTATCTAGCTTCCGGCAATATGGATCGCACTATCACTGTAGTTGAAAGCCAGTTACTAGTCTCTGGTAATGACCCCCAGCCTTGGGTGATGCGCGGCTTTCCGGGTAAGATTCGTGAAATCGCTTGGTCAGATATTGGCAATCAAAATGATGTACCGATTTTAGCTTGCTGTAGCGTAGATGGTATCGTTGTTTGGGAAAAGTCGCAGGATGAGTCTTTAGGTTGGGAAGCAACTGTATTAACCAATCATGTAGATGTAATTAATGCGATCGCCTTTGCACCTAATAGTTTGCTACTGGCTTCCGCAGGCGCTGACGGCTGGGTTTGTCTATGGAAAGATGCCAAGCAAGTATCGCAAATTCTCACAGGATCATCAGATGGCTTTTCTTGCCTCGCTTGGCATTCCCAAGGCAAGCTACTAGCTGCTGGTAGTAAAGAGGGTGAATTATTTATTTGGGCAAAAACGCCATAA
- a CDS encoding GTP-binding protein, producing MVTSVTTDVVPVTVLTGYLGAGKTTLLNRILTHEHGKKVAVIVNEFGEVGIDNQLVIDTDEEIFEMNNGCICCTVRGDLLRIIGNLIKRRHKFDHLVIETTGLADPAPVIQTFFVDEDMREQLELDAVVTVVDAKHIWQHWEADEAQEQIAFADVILLNKTDLVTPDVLDELERRIRGMNAMAKIYRTRNSEVGMDALLGVKAFDLDRALEIDPEFLGEDAHEHDETVGSVALVAEGALDGEKLNNWLAKLLQTQGPDIFRMKGILNIAGEDDRFVFQGVHMIFEGKPDRPWKEGETRKNELVFIGRNLDETTLKQDFLACLT from the coding sequence ATGGTCACTAGTGTGACAACAGACGTAGTTCCAGTAACAGTTCTTACAGGTTATTTGGGAGCAGGAAAAACAACTCTGCTCAATCGTATTCTCACCCATGAACACGGCAAGAAAGTGGCTGTGATTGTTAATGAATTTGGAGAAGTCGGTATTGATAATCAATTAGTTATTGATACAGATGAAGAAATCTTTGAGATGAACAACGGCTGTATCTGCTGTACAGTGCGGGGCGATTTGCTTCGCATCATCGGTAATTTAATCAAACGCCGTCATAAATTTGACCATTTAGTCATTGAAACCACTGGGTTAGCTGATCCTGCGCCAGTCATTCAGACATTTTTTGTCGATGAAGATATGCGCGAACAGTTAGAACTAGATGCAGTAGTAACGGTGGTAGATGCTAAGCACATTTGGCAGCATTGGGAAGCCGACGAAGCGCAAGAACAGATTGCCTTTGCGGACGTTATCTTGTTGAATAAAACTGATTTGGTGACACCAGATGTGCTAGATGAATTAGAAAGGCGAATTCGCGGGATGAATGCAATGGCAAAAATTTACCGTACCCGCAATTCTGAAGTAGGAATGGATGCACTTTTAGGTGTGAAAGCCTTTGATTTGGATCGGGCTTTGGAAATAGATCCAGAATTTTTGGGAGAAGATGCCCACGAACACGATGAAACTGTGGGTTCTGTGGCTTTAGTTGCTGAAGGCGCACTTGATGGAGAGAAACTAAACAACTGGCTAGCTAAGTTACTGCAAACCCAAGGGCCCGATATCTTTCGCATGAAGGGTATTTTAAATATCGCCGGAGAGGACGATCGCTTTGTCTTTCAAGGTGTGCATATGATCTTTGAAGGCAAACCCGACCGCCCCTGGAAAGAAGGCGAAACCCGTAAAAATGAACTAGTATTTATTGGTCGTAACCTAGATGAAACCACACTCAAACAAGATTTTCTCGCCTGCTTAACCTGA
- a CDS encoding sterol desaturase family protein produces MQTLFLILEKFGLYWLAFFGIILVRYFLIAGGAYWFFYSVMGKAFVKRGLNLKFAQWKSIRQDVELSVLSAVFFGLCAALILSAYDSGVTLLYTCVNQYGLWYLGVSFVAVLILQDTYFYFIHRAFHYPLLFKWLHYGHHRSGHPTPWTSFAFDLPEAIVQGLFFVGIVFLIPLHFITLIAVLMTMTVWAVLTHLGFELFPSWFFRQWLGKWLIGSTHHSIHHRKYRVHYGLYFTFWDKLLGTHDPNYEKEFASPPSKVI; encoded by the coding sequence GTGCAAACTTTGTTCTTGATTTTAGAGAAATTCGGGTTATACTGGTTGGCATTTTTCGGCATTATTCTAGTCCGATACTTTCTCATCGCAGGGGGAGCATACTGGTTCTTCTATTCGGTGATGGGAAAGGCTTTTGTGAAGCGGGGGTTAAATCTGAAATTTGCCCAGTGGAAATCAATTCGACAGGATGTTGAACTCTCGGTTCTCTCTGCGGTATTTTTTGGACTTTGCGCCGCGCTTATTCTCTCAGCATACGATTCGGGCGTAACACTCTTGTACACTTGTGTAAATCAGTATGGACTGTGGTATTTAGGGGTTAGCTTTGTTGCAGTACTTATTCTTCAAGATACATACTTTTACTTTATTCATCGAGCGTTTCACTACCCTTTACTTTTTAAGTGGCTGCACTATGGTCATCATCGTTCAGGACATCCAACACCTTGGACATCCTTCGCGTTCGACTTGCCAGAAGCGATTGTACAAGGTCTTTTTTTTGTAGGGATTGTCTTCCTGATTCCACTTCATTTCATCACCTTGATTGCCGTACTGATGACAATGACTGTATGGGCTGTGTTGACTCACCTTGGATTTGAACTGTTTCCCTCATGGTTTTTCCGCCAATGGCTTGGCAAGTGGTTGATTGGTTCGACGCATCACTCAATACATCACCGTAAGTATAGAGTACACTACGGGCTATACTTCACATTTTGGGACAAACTGCTTGGGACTCACGACCCTAATTATGAGAAGGAGTTTGCCTCTCCTCCAAGTAAAGTAATCTAA
- a CDS encoding MFS transporter — protein MKTLSTSTEEVLEHLPRIELLQPLTVSDPILKTDSPPKISKQATRTSLKASTLDGVFATIFSNITGGVLLVNFLLQLGASPVEIGLLSSIPLLVNFLQPLGAHLADRTSSRHWYTLAIFGPSRLLWLILVAGIVWFSCSNNAPHHLVIWTLGIILVTNILGALGGCAWFSWMAALVPPRLRGRYFGFRNSAASLANLLSVPLLGFAVSAWPGGTIQGYGILLLLGVVIGLVSLACQFWMVDINPQNFHSREASSQQEEISSSEQPKAFSILKDLNFLKFLLYFGLWTFAMNLSAPFFNLYMLKNLGLDLSTVTIYTSLLAGANLVMLVLWGKLADKVGNRPLLLLVGILIAVTPLFWLGTGNNSISMWLWLPLIHLVTGGFGAAIELCNSNIQMEMAPLIRPSQYFAIAAAVTGVTGGLGSTIGGLLAQLDIIGGLPGLFALSGAVRLVALLPLVFVQEPRSKPIVHVMGKILPFRAKLALVSAEKMAA, from the coding sequence GTGAAGACTCTATCTACCTCTACTGAAGAAGTACTAGAACACCTGCCTCGTATAGAACTACTACAACCTCTAACAGTATCAGACCCGATACTCAAGACAGACTCACCGCCGAAAATTTCTAAGCAAGCCACTCGAACTAGCCTGAAGGCATCTACCCTAGATGGAGTGTTTGCTACCATTTTTTCCAATATTACCGGCGGTGTATTGCTGGTTAACTTTTTACTCCAACTGGGTGCTAGTCCAGTGGAGATTGGTTTGCTGTCTTCAATTCCCTTGCTGGTAAATTTTTTGCAACCACTGGGGGCTCATCTTGCCGATCGCACTTCTAGCCGCCATTGGTATACTCTGGCAATTTTCGGCCCTTCTAGGCTACTTTGGTTGATTTTAGTGGCGGGTATTGTCTGGTTCTCCTGTTCTAATAACGCACCCCACCACTTAGTAATCTGGACACTGGGAATAATTCTAGTCACCAATATTTTAGGAGCCTTGGGCGGTTGCGCCTGGTTTAGTTGGATGGCTGCTTTAGTTCCCCCTCGCTTGCGAGGGCGTTATTTTGGCTTTCGCAATAGTGCTGCTAGCTTGGCTAATCTCTTGTCTGTGCCATTGCTTGGATTCGCTGTCTCCGCCTGGCCTGGCGGCACAATCCAAGGTTACGGCATACTGTTGTTGCTAGGAGTAGTAATTGGTCTAGTTAGTTTGGCATGTCAGTTTTGGATGGTAGATATCAATCCGCAAAATTTCCACTCTAGGGAAGCTTCATCCCAACAGGAGGAAATTTCTAGCAGTGAGCAACCAAAAGCGTTTAGTATCCTAAAAGACCTCAATTTCTTGAAATTTCTGCTCTATTTTGGCCTGTGGACGTTCGCAATGAACCTCAGCGCCCCATTTTTTAACCTTTACATGCTGAAAAACTTAGGCTTAGATCTCAGTACAGTCACAATTTATACTAGCCTGCTAGCAGGAGCCAACTTAGTTATGTTAGTACTCTGGGGTAAGCTGGCGGACAAGGTAGGAAATCGGCCACTGTTATTGTTAGTTGGCATTTTAATAGCAGTAACACCTTTATTCTGGTTGGGGACTGGGAATAACTCAATTTCTATGTGGCTATGGCTACCGCTCATCCACTTAGTGACTGGTGGTTTTGGAGCAGCGATCGAGTTGTGCAACAGTAATATTCAGATGGAAATGGCACCATTGATTCGTCCTTCTCAGTATTTTGCGATCGCAGCAGCTGTTACTGGTGTTACTGGTGGTTTAGGTTCGACAATTGGTGGTTTGTTAGCCCAGCTAGATATTATTGGTGGCTTACCTGGATTATTTGCCCTTTCAGGTGCTGTGCGATTAGTTGCGCTGTTACCTCTGGTATTTGTACAAGAACCACGCAGCAAGCCTATTGTTCATGTGATGGGAAAAATCCTACCCTTTAGGGCAAAATTAGCATTAGTTTCAGCAGAGAAAATGGCTGCTTAA
- a CDS encoding KAP family NTPase encodes MVSTTNENDSRSESENINELFADNPLTDPKQDRLGYAPFARNLADSICKMNFPEGFVIAIHGSWGFGKSTLLNFLTHYLKQKSENEQLVIVPFNPWLLSGDEDITRRFINQLQISLSQLKAVPKGFRKRIADFMKAVSEIPIPYAQASKIVIKLLEEKQKDTYELKEELEDTLEEQHPRVVVTIDDIDRLNTDDIMQLFRLLKAIPNFTNVVYVLAFNKDVVYKFIAETQGISGEIYLDKIIQTAFELPLPDKILIRRLLFEKLNAIFANTSKQMCDRTRIHWGNVYFQGIDHFINTPRDIVRLTNILTVAYPVVEGEVNPADFVAIESLRVFRPMIYEIIRKNPQFFAGYIGSKDALVPTIDELKHFHNSWLAQLEDKDREPVKRLLFHLFPKLEAVYYDIHYEAKHESVWRQHLRICSLEMFANYFRLALTTGEFSHTDAKAILNLAADAKAFGEKLVELAHQQRLDGTTQVRAFLEHLEVYTETEIPVNFISSIVQAFFDVGDQLLCSEDEAEGIFDFGNDMRIERIISRLLRRLNEQERFETLKYTMSSGNALSTIVSEIISLNQEHEVIPQQELSTQHLKELEAIVLQRLQDAVVQNSLQQVPKLAEKLYCWQSQAKEDVKRSLQKIVENNINL; translated from the coding sequence ATGGTGTCAACAACAAATGAAAATGATTCAAGGAGCGAATCTGAAAATATTAATGAGCTATTTGCAGATAATCCTTTAACTGATCCTAAACAGGATCGATTAGGATACGCACCCTTTGCTAGGAATCTAGCTGATAGTATTTGTAAAATGAATTTTCCTGAAGGATTCGTGATTGCAATTCATGGGTCTTGGGGATTTGGCAAATCAACGCTGTTAAACTTTTTAACTCACTACCTGAAACAGAAGTCAGAGAACGAGCAATTGGTTATTGTTCCTTTTAATCCCTGGTTATTAAGTGGAGACGAAGATATTACCAGGCGCTTTATTAATCAACTACAGATTAGTTTGAGTCAATTGAAAGCAGTACCAAAAGGTTTTAGAAAACGCATAGCCGATTTTATGAAAGCCGTTTCTGAAATTCCTATTCCTTATGCTCAAGCTAGTAAGATAGTAATTAAATTATTGGAAGAGAAGCAAAAAGATACTTACGAATTAAAAGAAGAATTGGAAGATACCTTAGAGGAGCAACATCCCCGCGTAGTGGTAACGATTGACGATATTGATCGACTGAATACTGACGATATTATGCAATTATTTCGCCTTCTAAAGGCGATTCCAAATTTTACTAACGTTGTTTATGTTCTAGCCTTCAATAAAGATGTTGTCTACAAATTTATTGCCGAAACGCAGGGTATTTCTGGGGAAATTTATCTTGATAAAATTATTCAAACTGCTTTTGAATTGCCGCTTCCAGACAAAATCTTAATTCGTAGGCTGCTTTTTGAAAAACTCAATGCCATATTTGCTAATACATCCAAGCAGATGTGCGATCGCACCCGCATCCATTGGGGTAATGTTTACTTTCAAGGTATAGATCATTTTATTAATACTCCCCGCGACATTGTTCGGCTTACCAATATCTTAACCGTGGCTTACCCAGTGGTAGAAGGTGAAGTCAATCCAGCTGATTTTGTAGCGATTGAGTCGCTGCGAGTTTTTCGTCCCATGATTTATGAAATTATCCGTAAAAATCCTCAGTTTTTTGCAGGATATATAGGTAGTAAAGATGCTTTAGTTCCGACAATAGATGAACTCAAACATTTTCATAATTCCTGGCTAGCTCAATTAGAAGATAAGGATAGAGAACCTGTCAAACGGCTGCTATTTCATCTTTTTCCTAAGTTAGAAGCTGTTTATTATGACATCCACTATGAAGCCAAACATGAGTCAGTCTGGCGTCAGCACTTGCGTATATGTAGTTTAGAAATGTTTGCCAACTATTTTCGGCTGGCGTTAACAACAGGTGAATTTTCTCATACTGATGCAAAAGCAATCTTGAACTTGGCTGCGGATGCAAAAGCGTTTGGGGAAAAACTTGTAGAACTTGCTCATCAACAACGTCTTGATGGTACAACTCAAGTACGAGCTTTTCTAGAGCATTTGGAAGTTTACACTGAAACAGAGATTCCTGTTAATTTTATTTCCTCAATCGTACAAGCTTTTTTTGATGTAGGCGATCAGCTTTTGTGTTCTGAAGATGAAGCTGAAGGCATCTTTGATTTCGGAAATGATATGAGAATTGAACGCATCATCTCACGATTGTTACGGCGGCTGAATGAACAAGAGCGATTTGAGACATTGAAATATACGATGTCAAGCGGGAATGCCTTATCGACAATTGTTAGCGAAATCATATCTTTGAATCAGGAACATGAAGTTATTCCCCAACAGGAACTTAGTACCCAACACCTAAAAGAATTGGAAGCAATAGTCTTACAACGACTGCAAGATGCTGTTGTGCAAAACTCCCTACAGCAAGTGCCAAAGCTAGCTGAAAAATTATATTGTTGGCAAAGTCAGGCAAAAGAAGATGTGAAGCGATCGCTGCAAAAGATAGTTGAAAACAATATAAATCTCTAA
- a CDS encoding GTP-binding protein: MPLSRIVTLIVGLIVILGLCLWLIDSLSRLYWQLSYSPFLGNLLLFLIIVLIAALIAAFVYYVLVLQAGEARSRRAKRQRQQVQIPAAKSEAASSTLQAVKQQVAQIQDEVARQALLSKSREIEANLKRGEIQVVVFGTGSAGKTSLVNAILGRMVGRVDAPMGTTTVGETYCMRLRGLERKILITDTPGILEAGIAGTEREQLARELATSADLLLFVVDNDLRRSEYEPLRALAEIGKRSLLVLNKTDLYTEEDKEAILARLRQRVRGFIAAGDVVAISANPQPAQLETGEMFQPEPEIIPLLRRMAAILRAEGEDLVADNILLQSLRLGEEARKLIDSQRRRQADKIVERFQWIGAGVVSVTPLPMVDLLATAAVNAQMVVEIGRVYGCELNMERGRELALSLAKTIAGLGIVKGALELLSTALQLNVGTFIIGRAIQGVTAAYLTRIAGKSFIEYFRNDQDWGDGGMTEVVQRQFQLNRRDEFMKAFIQEAIARVVRPLQGNAELVEEEEEKRLGSGD, translated from the coding sequence ATGCCTCTATCGCGTATCGTTACGCTTATTGTCGGTCTCATCGTCATTTTGGGACTTTGCCTGTGGCTGATTGACTCTCTGTCACGGCTTTATTGGCAGTTGTCCTACTCTCCCTTTTTGGGCAATTTACTCCTGTTTTTGATCATTGTCTTAATTGCTGCTTTAATTGCTGCCTTTGTCTATTACGTATTGGTACTCCAGGCTGGCGAAGCGCGATCACGCCGTGCCAAAAGACAACGTCAACAAGTGCAAATCCCCGCTGCCAAATCGGAAGCAGCTTCTTCCACCCTACAAGCTGTGAAGCAACAAGTAGCCCAAATTCAAGATGAAGTTGCCCGTCAAGCTTTACTCAGTAAATCGCGAGAAATTGAAGCCAACCTCAAACGAGGTGAAATTCAAGTCGTGGTGTTTGGTACTGGAAGTGCTGGCAAAACTTCTTTAGTAAATGCGATTTTGGGACGTATGGTAGGCAGGGTAGACGCACCTATGGGAACTACCACAGTAGGAGAAACCTATTGTATGCGCTTACGGGGTTTAGAGCGCAAGATTTTAATTACCGATACGCCAGGAATTTTAGAAGCAGGCATAGCGGGTACTGAGAGAGAACAGCTAGCCAGAGAACTAGCAACATCAGCAGATTTACTGTTATTTGTAGTTGATAATGACCTCAGACGCTCGGAATACGAGCCTTTACGAGCATTAGCAGAAATTGGAAAACGCTCTTTATTAGTACTGAATAAAACAGACCTGTACACAGAAGAGGATAAAGAAGCCATCCTCGCTAGATTGCGGCAAAGAGTAAGGGGATTTATTGCGGCTGGCGATGTGGTAGCAATTTCTGCGAATCCTCAACCCGCTCAGCTAGAGACTGGCGAAATGTTCCAACCAGAGCCAGAAATTATACCCTTACTGCGGCGAATGGCAGCAATTTTACGGGCAGAAGGTGAAGATTTAGTAGCAGATAACATTCTGCTGCAATCACTGCGGCTAGGAGAAGAAGCGCGCAAACTCATTGATAGCCAACGTCGCCGCCAAGCTGACAAAATCGTAGAACGGTTTCAGTGGATTGGGGCAGGTGTGGTGTCAGTTACACCATTGCCAATGGTAGATTTACTGGCAACAGCTGCTGTCAATGCCCAAATGGTTGTAGAAATTGGCAGAGTTTACGGTTGTGAATTAAACATGGAACGGGGACGGGAATTGGCACTGTCTCTGGCGAAAACAATTGCTGGTTTAGGGATTGTTAAAGGTGCATTGGAGTTACTTTCTACGGCTTTGCAACTTAATGTCGGTACTTTTATTATTGGTAGAGCAATTCAAGGTGTGACAGCTGCTTATCTAACACGCATTGCTGGTAAAAGCTTTATTGAGTATTTTCGTAACGATCAAGATTGGGGTGATGGCGGGATGACAGAGGTAGTGCAGCGTCAGTTTCAACTAAATCGCCGTGATGAATTTATGAAGGCATTTATCCAAGAAGCGATCGCACGAGTTGTAAGACCTTTACAAGGAAATGCTGAACTAGTGGAAGAAGAGGAAGAAAAGAGACTAGGAAGTGGAGATTAA